In Reichenbachiella agarivorans, one genomic interval encodes:
- a CDS encoding SRPBCC domain-containing protein: MESKTTIHAEDGKQELVITRVFDLPLNLLFKAYVEPEIVEQWMGTKVLKLENKKHGSWQFETTDPMGNKHGFNGVIHEFSPNQKITRTFEMENTTFPVQLEFLQFDSLTDHSSQLTMHIVYKSVTDRDRMLQLPFAQGINMAHNRLQQIANKLK; encoded by the coding sequence ATGGAATCAAAAACGACAATACATGCCGAAGACGGCAAACAAGAATTGGTGATTACCAGGGTATTTGACCTGCCCTTGAACTTGCTTTTCAAAGCCTACGTAGAGCCTGAGATTGTGGAGCAGTGGATGGGAACAAAAGTCCTAAAATTGGAAAACAAAAAACATGGCAGTTGGCAATTTGAAACTACCGACCCTATGGGCAACAAACATGGTTTCAATGGAGTCATTCATGAGTTTAGTCCCAACCAGAAGATCACCCGCACTTTTGAAATGGAAAACACGACATTTCCAGTGCAGTTGGAGTTCCTTCAATTTGATTCTCTCACCGACCACAGCAGCCAACTCACCATGCACATCGTCTACAAATCCGTGACAGATAGAGACCGTATGCTCCAGTTACCCTTTGCGCAAGGCATCAACATGGCACATAACAGACTACAACAAATCGCAAACAAACTAAAATAA
- a CDS encoding DoxX family protein — protein sequence MKRNKIIYWIATLWLALGMTSTGIVQLIHMDAEVDKMAQLGYPTYFLTIIGVWKLLGVVAILIPKFPLLKEWAYAGFFFTMSGAVFTHLAVGDPAIEFFGPALLIILTIVSWYFRSENRKTHSAK from the coding sequence ATGAAAAGAAACAAAATCATTTATTGGATCGCTACCCTATGGCTGGCATTGGGCATGACATCTACAGGCATCGTTCAATTGATTCACATGGACGCAGAGGTTGATAAAATGGCCCAACTAGGATATCCTACCTACTTTCTCACCATCATTGGGGTATGGAAACTCTTGGGTGTGGTCGCAATACTGATTCCCAAATTTCCTTTGCTCAAAGAATGGGCTTATGCAGGATTCTTCTTCACCATGTCTGGTGCGGTCTTTACTCATCTTGCTGTGGGAGATCCTGCTATCGAATTTTTCGGCCCTGCTTTACTTATCATCCTGACTATTGTATCTTGGTATTTTAGATCTGAAAACAGAAAGACCCATTCTGCCAAATAA
- a CDS encoding YdeI/OmpD-associated family protein, whose product MNPKVDFFFDKDSQWQKEYQKLRTIVLDSPAIQQVGQLTEELKWGVPCYCYNEANVVLIHGFKDYCALLFHKGALLNDPHDMLIQQTKNVQAARQIRFTSLDEIIEMEPRLATYITDAIEVEKSGLKVELKKTAEFNMPEEFQKVLDENPDVNVAFENLTPGRQRGYLLHFSQPKQAKTREARIEKAIPHILNGKGIND is encoded by the coding sequence ATGAACCCTAAAGTTGATTTCTTCTTTGACAAAGACAGCCAGTGGCAAAAAGAATATCAGAAACTGCGAACCATTGTACTCGACAGTCCAGCGATCCAGCAGGTCGGACAACTGACAGAAGAACTGAAATGGGGAGTCCCGTGCTATTGCTACAATGAAGCCAATGTCGTATTGATCCATGGATTCAAAGACTATTGTGCACTGCTGTTTCACAAAGGTGCCCTGCTCAATGACCCCCATGACATGCTCATCCAGCAAACGAAAAATGTACAAGCTGCCCGACAGATTCGTTTCACCAGTCTGGATGAAATCATAGAGATGGAGCCTCGATTGGCTACTTACATAACTGATGCGATTGAGGTAGAAAAATCGGGACTGAAAGTAGAATTGAAAAAGACTGCCGAATTCAACATGCCAGAGGAGTTTCAAAAAGTGTTGGATGAAAATCCGGATGTGAATGTCGCCTTTGAAAATCTCACGCCAGGGAGACAAAGAGGCTATCTCCTGCATTTTTCTCAACCCAAACAAGCCAAAACAAGAGAAGCAAGGATAGAAAAAGCCATCCCTCATATTCTAAACGGAAAAGGTATCAATGACTAG
- a CDS encoding YdeI/OmpD-associated family protein, with protein MNSKIDNYLVEGCGRCPLGGTPQCKVHNWTDELVQLRRIILDCGLNEELKWGVPCYTWKGKNIAVVAAFKEYASLSFFKGALLHDEYKLLDKPGENTQAARLIKFTQAPEIIKMETKLKAYIFEAIEIEKAGLKVDFKEKSALIYPAELQQAMDNNPTLQTAFEALTPGRQRGYILHFTQPKQAQTRTSRIEKCIPKILEGKGVNEYFTS; from the coding sequence ATGAATTCTAAGATCGACAACTATCTAGTCGAAGGCTGTGGACGCTGTCCCCTCGGCGGTACTCCTCAGTGCAAAGTCCACAACTGGACAGATGAACTCGTACAATTGCGAAGGATCATTCTCGACTGTGGACTGAATGAAGAACTAAAGTGGGGTGTACCATGCTACACATGGAAGGGAAAAAACATCGCAGTGGTAGCTGCATTCAAAGAGTATGCTTCCCTTAGTTTTTTCAAAGGAGCTTTGCTCCATGACGAATACAAGCTATTGGACAAACCTGGAGAAAACACACAGGCTGCACGCTTGATCAAATTCACACAGGCTCCCGAAATCATCAAGATGGAAACCAAATTGAAAGCCTATATTTTTGAAGCCATCGAAATAGAGAAGGCAGGTTTGAAAGTGGATTTCAAAGAAAAATCAGCACTTATTTATCCCGCAGAACTGCAACAAGCCATGGATAATAATCCCACCTTACAAACTGCCTTTGAAGCACTGACACCAGGTAGACAGCGAGGCTACATCCTACATTTCACTCAACCCAAACAAGCCCAAACTCGAACATCACGAATTGAGAAATGTATCCCAAAAATTCTCGAAGGGAAAGGTGTGAATGAATATTTCACCTCCTGA
- a CDS encoding efflux RND transporter permease subunit — MISDVFINRPVTSIVISLLLLLTGTIAIINLPVTQYPEITPPVVSVSGNYTGADALTVEQTVATPIETQINGSPGMAYLSSNSTSTGQLQMNVTYEVGTDVDIATLDVQNRVSIAEPSLPEAVKRLGLVVRKRNPSIMMVVGIFSPKGTHDVAYLDNYTNIFVRDALLRVPGVGDINSLGQDFSMRLWLKPDKMSQYGIKTQEVSAAIQEQNLQVAGGKVGAMPQYDTQAFEYPITVNGRLSTREEFENIVVRTNPEDGSMVYLKDIARIEFGRFDYGRSSIINGNPSALLLIYQAPGSNALSTAEGVYDALDELKKAFPNDVDYVVSFESVSVVETSIEEVLHTLFEALILVTIVVFLFLQSWRATLVPILAIPVSIIGTFIFFIPLGFTINTLTLFGFVLAIGIVVDDAIVVVEAVQHYIDHYKLSPKEATRRAMKDITAPVIAIALILAAVFIPVGFIPGIVGRLYQQFAITIAISVLISAFVALTLTPALCSLMLRPMNLSKKSTGINGLFFKFNSWFERTTEHYGNGVKRAIKATPMVLIALVCIYVGTIGMFNMKPTGFIPTEDEGRIFIAMELPEGSSTARTLEVMDKVGATLAEQPAIKNYTGIAGLNAINFSFKSNSATYFIQMHPWDERKDPSLQLQSVMAQLNGAFVGIHEATIRVVSPPAIPGLGNTGGFSFMLEQRAGGDVKEMEGVLGQFLMAANQRPEIAMAYSFFTAKAPGYQVDVDREKAKKLGVSISDVFATMSSFMGSQYINDFTRYGRNFRVVAQADTSYRMDIKNLEKYYVQNRQGESIPLSALVTYYVKESAPVISHYNLFRSAEINGAAAPGYSSGQAMDAMKEVAAQVLPAGYGYDFSGLSREELSAGNSTVIIFGLSILIVLLLLAALYESWSVPFSILLSVPLGAFGAIVALICLPHLSNNVYAQIGLITLIGLAAKNAILIVEFAKERVDRGMEIIAATIEAVKLRLRPIVMTSLAFILGVAPLAMASGAGAVARQTIGWTVIGGMLAATFLAIFIVPVLYVVITKIAYGKKGLEKLQNDAAIESGS, encoded by the coding sequence ATGATATCTGATGTATTTATAAATCGTCCGGTCACGTCCATAGTCATCTCGTTGTTGTTGCTATTGACGGGAACTATCGCGATCATCAACCTGCCTGTGACCCAGTATCCGGAGATCACTCCGCCTGTGGTTTCAGTATCTGGTAATTATACGGGAGCTGATGCCTTGACAGTAGAGCAGACCGTAGCTACACCCATCGAGACCCAGATCAACGGTTCTCCGGGGATGGCCTATCTCTCGTCCAACAGTACGAGTACTGGACAGCTACAAATGAACGTAACCTACGAAGTGGGTACCGATGTGGATATTGCCACACTGGATGTACAAAACAGGGTAAGTATCGCCGAACCAAGTTTGCCCGAAGCGGTGAAACGTTTAGGTCTCGTGGTGCGCAAGAGAAACCCTAGCATCATGATGGTAGTGGGAATTTTCTCTCCCAAAGGGACGCATGATGTGGCTTATTTGGATAACTATACCAACATCTTCGTACGTGATGCACTGCTGCGTGTGCCAGGTGTGGGAGATATCAATTCCCTAGGTCAGGATTTCTCGATGAGACTGTGGCTCAAGCCAGATAAGATGTCTCAGTATGGAATCAAAACTCAAGAAGTAAGTGCTGCGATCCAAGAGCAAAACCTCCAAGTCGCAGGAGGTAAAGTAGGAGCTATGCCACAGTACGATACCCAGGCTTTTGAGTATCCGATCACGGTCAATGGTCGTCTATCGACTAGAGAGGAGTTTGAGAATATCGTTGTGCGAACCAACCCAGAAGATGGATCTATGGTCTACCTCAAGGATATAGCGCGCATAGAGTTTGGGCGATTTGATTACGGACGTAGTTCTATTATCAATGGCAATCCCTCAGCCTTGCTTTTGATCTATCAAGCACCAGGTAGCAATGCCCTCAGTACTGCCGAAGGTGTATATGACGCTTTGGACGAATTGAAAAAGGCATTTCCAAATGACGTGGATTATGTGGTTTCATTCGAGTCTGTATCTGTGGTAGAGACCTCTATCGAAGAGGTATTACATACGCTGTTTGAAGCTTTGATTTTGGTGACGATCGTCGTGTTCTTGTTCTTGCAAAGCTGGAGAGCGACCTTGGTGCCTATTTTGGCGATCCCAGTTTCGATCATAGGTACATTTATCTTCTTTATTCCACTCGGTTTTACCATCAATACTTTGACCTTGTTTGGGTTCGTGTTGGCGATTGGTATCGTGGTGGATGATGCGATTGTGGTGGTGGAAGCCGTGCAGCATTATATTGATCATTACAAGCTTTCGCCCAAAGAGGCGACTCGTCGGGCGATGAAAGACATCACTGCACCAGTGATTGCGATTGCCTTGATTTTGGCAGCTGTATTTATTCCAGTAGGATTTATCCCTGGTATCGTAGGTAGATTGTATCAGCAATTTGCAATCACGATTGCGATCTCTGTATTGATCTCGGCATTTGTAGCGTTGACTTTGACACCAGCTTTGTGTTCTCTCATGTTGAGACCGATGAATTTGTCTAAAAAGTCAACAGGGATCAATGGCTTGTTCTTCAAGTTCAACAGTTGGTTTGAGCGCACGACAGAGCATTATGGCAATGGCGTGAAAAGAGCCATCAAAGCCACTCCGATGGTACTCATTGCTTTGGTTTGTATCTATGTCGGTACGATTGGGATGTTCAATATGAAGCCAACGGGTTTTATTCCTACGGAGGACGAAGGTCGTATTTTCATTGCAATGGAATTGCCAGAGGGATCTTCTACTGCCCGTACCCTAGAGGTGATGGACAAGGTAGGAGCTACGTTGGCAGAGCAACCAGCGATCAAGAATTATACAGGTATTGCTGGCTTGAATGCGATTAACTTTTCGTTCAAATCTAACTCGGCGACCTATTTCATCCAGATGCACCCATGGGATGAGAGGAAGGATCCGTCTCTGCAATTGCAGAGCGTGATGGCACAGTTGAATGGTGCGTTTGTAGGTATTCATGAAGCAACGATTCGTGTTGTGTCGCCACCTGCAATCCCAGGTTTGGGTAATACGGGAGGGTTCAGTTTCATGCTGGAGCAACGTGCTGGAGGAGATGTCAAAGAAATGGAAGGCGTGTTGGGACAGTTCCTAATGGCTGCCAATCAGCGTCCTGAGATCGCGATGGCCTATAGCTTCTTTACTGCCAAAGCACCAGGTTATCAGGTAGATGTAGACAGGGAGAAAGCGAAGAAACTAGGCGTGTCTATCTCGGATGTGTTTGCGACCATGTCGTCATTCATGGGTAGTCAGTATATCAATGACTTCACGCGCTACGGTCGTAACTTCCGTGTGGTGGCACAGGCCGACACGAGTTACCGTATGGACATCAAAAACTTGGAGAAATACTACGTGCAAAACCGTCAGGGTGAGTCCATTCCATTGAGTGCTTTGGTTACCTACTATGTGAAAGAAAGTGCACCTGTGATCTCTCATTATAATTTGTTTAGGTCTGCGGAAATCAACGGAGCTGCAGCACCAGGATACAGTAGTGGTCAGGCGATGGATGCCATGAAAGAAGTCGCAGCACAAGTATTGCCTGCGGGCTATGGATATGACTTCTCAGGCTTGAGCCGTGAGGAACTCTCAGCGGGTAACAGTACTGTGATCATCTTCGGCTTGTCCATCTTGATTGTATTGCTGCTATTGGCAGCACTCTACGAAAGCTGGTCTGTACCCTTCTCGATCTTGCTGTCTGTGCCGTTAGGAGCATTTGGGGCGATTGTTGCCTTGATTTGTCTGCCACATTTGAGCAACAACGTCTATGCGCAGATCGGTTTGATTACACTGATTGGTTTGGCTGCTAAGAATGCCATCTTGATTGTGGAATTTGCCAAAGAGCGTGTGGACAGAGGCATGGAAATCATCGCTGCAACGATAGAGGCTGTCAAGCTGAGATTGAGACCGATCGTGATGACCTCTCTGGCATTCATCTTAGGTGTGGCACCATTGGCGATGGCATCAGGAGCAGGTGCAGTGGCACGTCAGACGATAGGTTGGACAGTAATAGGTGGTATGTTGGCCGCTACATTCTTGGCGATCTTTATTGTACCGGTATTGTATGTGGTGATTACCAAAATAGCCTACGGCAAAAAAGGATTAGAGAAGCTGCAAAATGATGCAGCGATTGAGTCTGGGAGTTGA
- a CDS encoding efflux RND transporter periplasmic adaptor subunit, which yields MNIRKILYPNTILIAFVAVVAAACTGGNSSPRQAGAPATVTTIGVALKEVEGVDTYPARVVPVNQVELRPQLSGYITKIFVKDGAEVKKGQNLYEIDRTKYVASFQQAKANVSTAEANLARVEQDLKRYEALQAKDAIAGQKVDYAKADYETAKAQVAAAKAQLSSTSNDLQYSIIKAPFSGTIGIHNVRIGTQVSPGQPLLNTLSSDDPVAVDFVINEKEIPRFNRLKKEEQPDSLFSLLFSDGTKYPYSGKVIAIDRAVGVQTGTLTIRLSFPNPERDLIPGMTMNLEVLNQDHGKQITIPYKAVVEQMGEYFVYTVQDGTAHQVRIQLGTIVGEGIVVRSGLKGGETLVVDGLQKLREGVPVQTAATSK from the coding sequence ATGAACATACGTAAAATTTTATATCCTAACACCATCCTGATTGCTTTCGTCGCGGTAGTTGCTGCAGCATGCACAGGAGGAAATAGCAGTCCTCGTCAGGCAGGTGCACCTGCCACAGTCACGACCATAGGTGTGGCGCTAAAAGAAGTAGAGGGTGTAGATACCTATCCCGCCCGTGTGGTGCCTGTCAATCAAGTGGAGTTACGTCCGCAATTGTCAGGATACATCACCAAGATTTTTGTCAAGGATGGGGCTGAGGTAAAGAAAGGTCAAAACTTGTATGAAATAGATAGAACCAAGTATGTGGCGTCCTTTCAGCAAGCCAAAGCCAATGTCTCTACTGCCGAGGCTAATTTGGCTAGGGTAGAGCAGGATCTGAAACGCTATGAAGCTCTGCAAGCCAAAGATGCGATTGCAGGTCAAAAGGTCGATTATGCCAAGGCAGATTACGAAACAGCCAAAGCACAAGTAGCTGCTGCCAAGGCGCAGTTGTCTTCTACCTCCAATGATTTGCAATATTCCATCATCAAAGCGCCCTTTTCAGGGACGATTGGGATTCACAATGTGAGGATTGGGACACAAGTGTCACCCGGTCAGCCTTTGCTCAATACTTTGTCATCAGATGATCCAGTAGCGGTAGATTTTGTGATCAACGAAAAGGAAATACCAAGATTCAATCGCTTGAAAAAAGAAGAACAACCTGATTCGTTGTTTAGCCTGTTGTTTAGCGATGGAACCAAATATCCTTATTCAGGAAAGGTCATTGCCATCGATAGAGCGGTGGGGGTACAGACAGGAACACTGACGATCCGATTGAGTTTCCCTAATCCTGAGAGAGATTTGATCCCAGGTATGACGATGAACTTGGAGGTTTTGAACCAAGATCATGGCAAGCAGATCACGATTCCGTACAAGGCTGTTGTCGAGCAGATGGGGGAATATTTCGTCTATACCGTGCAAGATGGTACTGCTCATCAGGTTCGTATCCAATTGGGGACGATTGTAGGAGAAGGTATCGTCGTTCGTTCAGGACTCAAAGGAGGAGAAACACTGGTCGTAGATGGCTTGCAAAAATTACGCGAAGGGGTGCCTGTACAGACGGCAGCCACGAGCAAATAA
- a CDS encoding TolC family protein, translating into MKYKLSAVWILVVMAVIDVSAQNTYSLEQCIDFALENKPDMERTLIDERIGHHEINASLSAWLPQISANYALTDNLKLASTAFGDQVVQIGQNYTSSIALRADQTLYSNEVFLASKAAKYSKTQLQQNVTETKINTVVQISKAFYDILLTREQLNILNGNIIRQQKQYNDSRAQYDNGIVDKTDYQRASITLANTKSAKKRTEESLTTKFAYLKQLMGFPVEQDLNLDYDTKDILQTEILLDTTQNLAIENRIEYRQLQTDKELLRLNTSYYQMGLIPKISAYANYSPQYFNNNFADLYNTNYSTSSIGLTASIPIFTGNKRNQQIKIAKLQEERLDVTLEDTKRAMNTEYVAALASYKSDYMDMTTLKSNADLADDVYSTIKLQYDEGIKTYLEVIVAENELQTAQLNYLNAVFQLLSSKLDFQKAIGTIEIN; encoded by the coding sequence ATGAAGTACAAACTGAGTGCGGTATGGATACTGGTGGTCATGGCGGTGATCGATGTATCAGCACAGAATACGTATTCGTTGGAGCAGTGTATCGATTTTGCACTGGAAAACAAACCAGACATGGAGCGAACATTGATCGACGAGCGAATCGGTCACCATGAGATCAATGCAAGCTTGTCGGCCTGGTTGCCACAGATATCTGCCAACTATGCCTTGACCGACAACCTCAAATTGGCGAGTACTGCCTTTGGTGATCAGGTAGTCCAGATTGGTCAAAATTACACCTCCAGTATTGCCTTGAGAGCGGACCAGACCCTCTACAGCAACGAAGTGTTTTTGGCAAGCAAGGCTGCTAAGTATAGCAAGACCCAATTGCAACAAAATGTAACGGAAACCAAAATCAATACTGTGGTGCAGATCAGCAAGGCGTTTTACGACATCTTGTTGACACGAGAGCAATTGAATATTCTGAATGGAAATATTATCCGTCAGCAGAAGCAATACAACGATTCTCGCGCACAGTATGACAATGGAATCGTGGACAAGACAGATTACCAGCGTGCGAGCATTACCCTGGCCAATACCAAGAGTGCAAAGAAGCGGACAGAGGAGTCCTTGACGACTAAGTTTGCCTACCTCAAGCAATTGATGGGATTCCCTGTAGAGCAGGATTTGAATCTGGACTATGACACAAAGGATATATTGCAAACCGAAATTTTATTGGATACGACCCAAAATTTGGCGATCGAAAATCGAATAGAATACCGCCAGTTGCAGACAGACAAGGAACTACTCCGACTGAATACATCCTATTATCAGATGGGGTTGATTCCGAAGATTTCGGCGTATGCCAACTATAGTCCACAGTATTTCAATAATAACTTTGCGGATTTGTACAACACGAACTACTCTACATCGAGCATTGGTCTGACAGCTAGCATTCCAATCTTTACTGGAAACAAACGAAACCAGCAGATCAAGATAGCCAAGCTACAAGAGGAGCGTTTGGATGTGACTTTGGAAGATACCAAGCGTGCCATGAATACAGAGTATGTAGCGGCACTAGCGAGTTACAAAAGTGACTACATGGACATGACCACTCTGAAGAGCAATGCAGACTTGGCGGATGATGTATATAGTACGATCAAGTTGCAATACGACGAGGGAATCAAAACGTATCTGGAAGTGATCGTTGCGGAAAACGAATTGCAAACAGCGCAACTCAACTATCTCAACGCTGTGTTCCAATTGCTCTCTAGTAAGCTGGACTTTCAAAAAGCCATCGGAACCATCGAAATCAATTAA
- a CDS encoding TetR/AcrR family transcriptional regulator — MVEKKQAIFDSALELINECGFHGTSMSQLAKHANVAAGTIYHYFESKEAMICALHTNIVDQLLETLTSTDDKNLSFRLRFEKRWKCIFHFHIDRPQTLRFYEQFVNSPFYFNYPKRKEIQLYFSTFFQEGIDEGIIINKNPEMISGLFFGSVISALKMRLYRKVELTEEDLNDIIGMQWKGMTL; from the coding sequence ATGGTAGAAAAGAAGCAAGCGATATTCGATAGTGCACTGGAGTTGATCAATGAGTGCGGATTTCATGGTACCTCGATGAGTCAGTTGGCCAAGCACGCCAACGTCGCGGCAGGTACGATTTATCACTACTTTGAGAGCAAGGAAGCAATGATCTGTGCTTTGCATACGAACATCGTGGATCAGCTGCTGGAGACGCTGACGTCTACAGACGACAAAAACCTCTCTTTTAGGCTGCGTTTTGAGAAAAGGTGGAAATGTATCTTTCATTTCCATATCGACCGTCCTCAAACTTTGCGTTTTTATGAGCAATTCGTCAATTCGCCTTTCTATTTCAACTATCCCAAAAGAAAAGAAATTCAATTGTACTTTTCGACATTTTTTCAAGAAGGTATCGATGAGGGCATCATCATCAATAAAAACCCAGAAATGATTTCAGGGTTGTTTTTTGGAAGTGTGATTTCGGCACTGAAGATGAGGCTGTACAGAAAGGTCGAATTGACAGAAGAAGATTTGAATGACATCATTGGCATGCAGTGGAAAGGCATGACTCTCTAG
- a CDS encoding YihY/virulence factor BrkB family protein — translation MKKIFSALKSVLLDTIQSSGEHNLMNSAAAIAFYAIFSLPGLLIAVVLTAGVFYGDDAVRGELSGQIARFVGDSTAQTIEDILKNIELNQGKGLQSAVGIGVLLFSATTIFMSLQAALNTIWGVRSAGNKVLREFALNRALSFGMIVALGLVLIFSLLMDTLLTVFLQPIHHYLEGVDTVALELANGLFSLLSVVFIVMILFKFLPDVELKWKNVTMGALITSSLLILGKYLIGLYMSQSNFSQTYAAAGSVVVLLVWVFYSTVVLLFGAELTRAILNYLGYRILPSRGAEKVELREVELES, via the coding sequence ATGAAAAAAATATTTTCGGCCCTCAAATCCGTATTGTTGGATACCATCCAATCCAGTGGAGAACACAATCTTATGAATTCAGCTGCGGCGATTGCTTTCTATGCAATCTTTTCATTGCCAGGGTTATTGATCGCGGTGGTATTGACTGCAGGGGTTTTCTATGGGGATGATGCTGTACGTGGCGAGCTGTCTGGGCAGATCGCAAGATTCGTAGGGGATAGTACCGCCCAGACCATCGAAGATATCCTCAAAAACATCGAACTAAACCAAGGCAAGGGACTGCAATCAGCGGTTGGTATAGGTGTGTTGTTGTTTTCAGCTACTACTATATTTATGTCTCTGCAAGCTGCTTTGAACACCATTTGGGGCGTCAGAAGTGCGGGAAACAAGGTTTTGAGAGAGTTTGCACTGAACCGTGCCCTCTCATTTGGGATGATCGTGGCTTTGGGTTTGGTGCTTATTTTTTCGTTGTTGATGGATACATTGTTGACCGTGTTTTTGCAACCAATCCATCACTATTTGGAGGGAGTTGATACGGTCGCTTTGGAGCTCGCCAATGGTTTGTTTTCATTGCTGAGTGTGGTGTTTATTGTGATGATTTTATTCAAGTTTTTACCAGATGTAGAACTCAAGTGGAAGAATGTAACCATGGGTGCATTGATTACTTCAAGTCTATTGATATTGGGTAAATACTTGATCGGATTGTATATGAGTCAGAGCAATTTTTCCCAAACTTATGCTGCGGCTGGTTCTGTGGTGGTTTTACTCGTTTGGGTATTTTATTCCACAGTAGTGTTGCTGTTTGGGGCAGAATTGACCCGTGCGATTTTGAATTATCTGGGCTATCGAATTCTCCCATCGAGGGGTGCTGAGAAGGTCGAGCTTCGTGAGGTAGAGTTGGAGAGTTAG
- a CDS encoding DUF748 domain-containing protein, whose protein sequence is MLKHKKTILVSFAILVLGLRLWLPYFIKNQFENGINQLPNYRCTIDDIDLVIYRGSLMIDSLDVFITTNEVEEPFVNLPFTDISIEWRAILDGAIVGEIFLDHPMLNFNDGEEKSEQQAGDADWTQPILDMIPVRINRFEIKDGELNFENKSSQPPVNLSITNWHLIATNLTNAKDHTQDLPSTISTTATLFETGHADISGDLNILKPLPDMDLSYKLESINLTEINDFTNAYASFDFEKGFFAIVGEYAMRDGLIKGYIKPVLEEVQIVDLKEDKGTLNTLWQSFVGVVTELTENQKKDQTATIVNLSGDLNDVQTNVLEIVFNIFKNAFVEAFDKEIENSVEFKDLANR, encoded by the coding sequence ATGCTAAAACATAAGAAAACCATACTCGTCAGCTTTGCCATACTCGTACTGGGACTCAGACTTTGGCTACCCTATTTCATCAAAAATCAATTTGAAAATGGGATCAATCAACTACCCAACTATCGGTGCACCATCGATGACATAGATTTGGTCATTTACCGTGGGTCGCTCATGATTGACAGCTTGGATGTGTTCATCACCACCAACGAAGTGGAAGAACCCTTTGTCAATCTGCCATTCACGGATATCTCGATAGAATGGAGAGCGATACTAGATGGCGCCATCGTAGGCGAAATATTTTTGGACCATCCCATGTTGAATTTCAACGATGGGGAAGAAAAAAGCGAACAACAAGCTGGAGATGCAGACTGGACTCAGCCCATACTAGACATGATTCCCGTAAGGATCAACCGCTTTGAAATCAAAGATGGCGAGCTAAATTTTGAAAACAAGAGCAGCCAACCTCCAGTAAACCTATCCATCACCAATTGGCATCTGATCGCTACCAACCTCACCAATGCCAAAGACCACACACAAGACCTCCCCTCAACTATCTCTACTACCGCCACCCTATTCGAGACAGGGCATGCCGATATCTCAGGTGATCTCAATATCTTAAAACCCTTGCCAGACATGGATTTGAGTTACAAACTCGAATCCATCAACCTTACCGAAATCAACGACTTCACCAATGCCTATGCCTCCTTTGATTTCGAAAAAGGCTTCTTTGCCATCGTGGGAGAATATGCTATGCGAGATGGGTTGATCAAAGGCTACATAAAACCGGTACTAGAAGAAGTGCAAATTGTGGACCTCAAGGAAGACAAAGGTACGCTCAACACCCTATGGCAATCATTTGTAGGTGTAGTCACCGAGCTCACTGAAAACCAAAAGAAGGATCAAACTGCCACGATAGTCAACCTATCGGGTGATCTCAACGACGTGCAAACCAATGTCTTGGAAATTGTCTTCAACATCTTCAAAAATGCCTTTGTCGAGGCATTTGACAAGGAAATCGAAAACTCTGTAGAATTCAAAGATCTCGCCAATCGCTAA